In Ipomoea triloba cultivar NCNSP0323 chromosome 7, ASM357664v1, a single genomic region encodes these proteins:
- the LOC116026266 gene encoding protein NRT1/ PTR FAMILY 5.2-like — protein sequence MGKMAEENGSEDYTRDGTVDLKGRPVLRSKTGRWKACYFIVGYEVFERMAYYGISSNLVLYLTRELHEGTVKSANNVTNWVGTVWMTPLLGAYIADTHLGRYWTFIIASAIYLMGMVLLTLAVSLKALKPPSCGNGIKDEDCKKHASSLQIGVFYLALYIIAIGTGGTKPNISTMGADQFDDFEPKERFRKLSFFNWWMFSIFLGTLFSNTILVYIQDNRSWSLGYAVPTVGLLVSVLVFVAGTPFYRHKTPSGSPLTRMAKVIVAAFRNVKVPVPADPKQLHELTLEHYSNSNISRIDHSSALRFLDKAAVESGESGPWRLCPVTQVEETKRMLKLVPILTATIIPSTVVAQAHTLFIKQGTTLKRHLGPGNFEIPPACLTAFITIFMLLSIVLYDRLFVPFIRRYTKNPRGIRLLQRMGIGLVIHVIVMVTAFLAERKRLSVAKENGIVKGIVPLSIFILLPQFALLGVADNFLEVGKLELFYDQAPEGMKSLGTAYFTTSLGVGFYLSSVILSAVADLTKRHGHHGWILDNLNVSRLDYYYAFCAVLSFLNLLFFLVVAKNFSYNTEGPGELQE from the exons ATGGGGAAGATGGCAGAGGAGAATGGAAGTGAGGATTATACACGAGATGGGACAGTGGACCTCAAAGGGAGGCCTGTTCTTAGATCAAAAACTGGGAGATGGAAGGCATGCTACTTCATTGTAG GATATGAAGTTTTCGAGAGGATGGCGTATTATGGGATCTCATCAAACCTAGTGTTGTACCTGACGAGGGAGCTGCATGAAGGCACTGTAAAATCCGCAAACAATGTGACCAACTGGGTTGGGACTGTATGGATGACACCTCTTTTAGGGGCCTACATCGCTGACACCCATCTGGGTCGATACTGGACTTTCATCATAGCCTCCGCCATTTACCTCATG gGAATGGTCCTATTGACATTGGCCGTTTCACTGAAAGCCCTAAAACCTCCCTCATGCGGCAATGGAATCAAAGATGAGGACTGCAAAAAGCACGCCTCTTCACTACAGATAGGCGTGTTTTACTTGGCGCTGTACATAATCGCAATAGGAACAGGGGGAACCAAGCCCAACATCTCCACCATGGGCGCTGACCAGTTCGACGATTTCGAGCCCAAGGAAAGGTTTCGAAAGCTCTCATTTTTTAACTGGTGGATGTTTAGCATCTTCCTAGGTACTCTGTTTTCCAACACCATCCTCGTCTACATCCAAGATAATAGGAGTTGGAGCCTCGGTTATGCGGTGCCGACTGTTGGGCTGCTGGTTTCGGTGCTGGTTTTCGTTGCTGGGACGCCGTTCTATAGGCACAAAACCCCCTCCGGGAGCCCGCTCACTAGGATGGCTAAGGTTATTGTGGCTGCGTTTCGGAATGTTAAGGTGCCTGTCCCGGCTGACCCCAAACAGCTTCATGAGCTCACCTTGGAACACTACTCCAACTCTAACATCTCCAGAATTGATCATTCCTCCGCTCTAAG GTTTCTTGATAAAGCAGCCGTGGAAAGTGGGGAAAGTGGTCCATGGAGGCTGTGCCCAGTGACCCAAGTGGAAGAAACGAAGCGAATGCTAAAACTGGTCCCAATCCTCACGGCAACCATCATTCCCAGCACCGTCGTAGCCCAAGCACACACACTCTTTATAAAGCAAGGCACAACCTTAAAGCGCCACCTCGGCCCGGGCAACTTCGAAATCCCCCCCGCATGTCTCACCGCCTTCATAACCATCTTCATGCTACTCTCCATCGTGCTCTACGACCGCCTCTTCGTCCCCTTCATCAGGCGCTACACAAAAAACCCCAGAGGGATCAGATTGTTACAGAGAATGGGGATTGGTCTGGTCATTCATGTCATCGTCATGGTCACGGCCTTTTTAGCGGAGAGGAAGAGGCTAAGCGTGGCTAAAGAGAATGGGATTGTGAAAGGGATTGTGCCTTTGTCGATATTTATTTTGCTCCCCCAGTTTGCTTTGTTGGGCGTGGCGGATAATTTCTTGGAAGTGGGGAAGTTGGAGCTTTTTTATGATCAAGCGCCGGAGGGGATGAAGAGCTTGGGGACGGCGTATTTCACGACGAGCTTGGGGGTTGGGTTTTATCTCAGTAGTGTTATTCTGTCGGCCGTGGCGGATTTGACAAAGAGACATGGGCATCATGGTTGGATCTTGGATAACCTCAATGTGTCGCGCTTGGATTACTACTACGCCTTCTGTGCGGTTCTGAGCTTTCTCAACTTGCTGTTTTTCTTGGTTGTTGCCAAAAACTTTAGTTATAACACTGAGGGGCCGGGGGAGTTGCAGGAATGA